The genome window GGGCTATGCGGCCTTAACAGCGGCGGCGGGGCGCTTGTTCTTACCGGAAATGGACGATAAGGGTCTGTCCCGGCTGGCCCGGCAAGGCTCCGGCTCAGCCTGCCGCAGTTTATTTGGCGGCTTTGTCGTTTGGTATGCCGGAACAAATGATGCCGGCAGCTATGCCGAGTCCTTAGCGCCGGCGGACGAATACGCGATGTTGATTTTGGTTTTAAACAGCGGGCAGAAAAGCCGGCCGTCAACTGCCGGCATGAAAACAGTTGTGGACAGCTCAATTTTTTATCCGGCTTGGGTTAAGCAGGCGGAACAGGACTTTGCGGAAATGCGGCGGGCGGTTTTAGCCGGGGATTTTAGCCGGATTGGTCAAATTGCCGAGGCGAATTGCCTGAAAATGCACGCAACCACCTGGGGCTGCGCCGAGCCGTTTACCTATTTGCAGCCGGAAAGCATCGCAGCGATGGAGCGGGTGCGCCAGCTTCGCCGGCAGGGAACAGAGGCGTATTTTACGGTTGATGCCGGGCCGAATATTAAGATTTTTTGCCGGAAGGAAGATTTGCCGCAAATAACGAAAGAAATGCAAAAGCATTATGCTAAGGAGCAGCTGCTGCCGGCTTATGCCGGGAGGGGCTATCAGATAAAGGAGTGTGAAGGCTTTGGTCAACGTTAAGGTAGGGGGAAAGCTGTATTGGGGCGGCGAGTACGCGGTGGTGGAAGCCGGACATACGGCGGTTGTCATGGCGGTCAACCGCTATTTGGAGGCAAAATTGGATTTTTCAGCCGGTTTGGGTAATATCCACTCAACGCTGTATCATCATCATTTGCTGTGGTCTTATAAAAACGGCAAGCTCCATATTGACCATCATGATGATTACAGCCTGATTATAAAGACGGTTGAGTTGATGAGCGAGTATTTGAGCGAGCAGGAAATTCCGTTAAGAGTATTTGATTTGGAAATTGACAGTGATTTGCATGACAGCGCCTTTCAAAAATACGGTTTTGGTTCGAGCGGCGCGGTGGTAGTGGCGGTTGTTCGCGGGATTTTGCGCCTGTACGGGCAAAAGGAAGATGATTTGCTGGTCTTTAAGCTGGCTTGTTTGATTTTACTGAAAATCGGTAACAACGGATCGATGGGTGATGTGGCCAGTTGTACCTACGGTGGGCTGATTGCGTATACATCCTTTGACCGGCGGCAGATTACGGACTGGCTGGAGCAGAAACCGATAAAGGAAATTGTAGCAGCCGACTGGCGCGGTTTAATGATTCGGCGGCTGACAAATCATTTGCCGGTGGAAACGGTGATTGGCTGGACGGGAAAAGAAGCGATTTCTTCGCAGTTGGTTTATGAGGTCGGTCTGGCCAAAGAGAAAAAAGAATATGCTGAATTTTTACGGCATAGTCAAAAATGGGTGGAGCATTTGATTCAGGCCATAGAAGCCGGAGAAAAAGAGGATTTTAAGCAGGCGATTCGCCGGCTCCGGCAAGGGTTGGCGGAATTGGCCGCTGTGTGCCGGATTCAAATTGAAACTGTTGAATTAAAGGCTTTAGCGGAATTGGCCGAGCGCTATGACGCAGTGGGGAAGCTCTCCGGCGCGGGCGGCGGCGACTGCGGGATTATTTTCCTGTTTGCGCCCCAGCAGAAGCAGGCACTGCTAAAGGATATGGCCGAGCAGGGGATTTACCGGCTGAGTTTTGCGGAATAACTGCCGAGGAAAAAATGCGGAATCCGCAAATAAATTTCAAGGAGAGGGTGTCAACAGAATGGAATTTGCCAGAAAACAATGCAGGAAAAGGCTAATGAATACACCACAATACTGCTGGAATATGAAATAGAATTATTACGAATAAAATAAAAGAACCCCGCTTTTTATAGGCTTCTTAGGCCTGTAAAGAGCGGGGGTTTCATTAAATGGGGTTATGTCATTGATATCCCGATAGGATTGGCAATCCGCCGTATATTATGGGGACATCAAAAGTATAAAATCCTTATCATTAAATCAACTTTTCCATTTCATCCATCATGTTCTCAAACACTTTAATCGCGCGGAGCATCGGTTCTTTTTGAGTGATATCGACGCCGGTGTTTTTCAGAATATCCAAGGGGTATTTGGAGCGGCCGGCTGACAGGAACTCGTTGGTGTAGCGGTCAACAGCCGTTTGTCCTTCGGTCAAAATCATGTCGGCAATCGCAACCGAACTGATCAGGCCGGTGGCATATTGGAAAACATAATAATTATAGTAAAAATGCGGAATTCTGGACCATTCATAACGAATGTCATCATCGGATACGACCGCGTCGCCGTAATATTTTTGATTTAAGCGGTAGTACATTTCGCTTAAAGCCTCGGCGGTAATCGCTTCGCCCTTTTCCACCAATTCATGGGTGGCGCGTTCATACTCGGCAAACATGGTCTGGCGGAAGACCGTACCCCGGAAGCCTTCTAAGAAATGGTTCATATAGGCCAGCCGCAGCTTCTTGTCCTCGGTATTTTTCAGCAGATACTGAATCAGCAGGTTTTCGTTGCAGGTCGAAGCAATTTCCGCTAAGAAAATCGAATAGTCATGGTTGACATAAGCCTGTTTTTCACTGGACAGGTAAGAATGCATAGCATGACCCATTTCATGTGCCAAGGTAAACATATTGTTTAAAGTATTGGTATGATTGAGCAGAACATAGGGATGAACGCCGTGAACGCCCCAGGAATAAGCGCCGCTGCGTTTGCCCTTGTTTTCGTAAACGTCCAGCCAGCGGTTGTCAAAAGCGTGTCTAACCGTGTTGACATATTTTTCGCCCATCGGGGCAATTGCTTTTAACACGGTTTCCTTAGCGTCCTCAAAGCTGATTTTGGTATCGGTATCCGGGAAAAGCGGTGTATAAATATCATACATATGCAGTTCCGGCAGCTTTAAAATCTTTTTGCGCAGGCGCATATAGCGGTGAAAAACCGGCAGAGATTCATTGATGGTGCTAAGGAGCTGGTCATAAATGGAAACGGGAACATTATTGACAAATAAAGCGGCTTCGCAAGTGGAGGCAAAGCCTCTGGCCCGCATATTCAGCAGATGGCTTTTTAAGTTCATATTATAAATCGAAGCCAGGGTGTTGATATTGGCCTTATAAGCGGCATACATTGAGGAAAAAGCCGCTTGCCGGACTTGCCGGTCAGCACTTTCCATAAAGCCGATATAATTACCGTGGGTCAGTTCAACCGTTTCGCCATTCTCGTCGGTAATCGGCTGAAAGCGGATATCGGCGTTGTTGAACATGGAGAAGGTATTGTCAATCCCGGCGGTCACGTCACCGACCAAAGCCAGCAGTTCTTCCTGCTCTTTGGGCAGAACATGCTGCTGGGTGCGGAATAAGTTGTCAAAATACTGACGGTAGACAGTCAGTTCCGGCTTTTCGGTGAAATACCGCTCTAAATCAGCAGCGGATAAGGTTAACAGCATTGGCTCCACAAAGGAAAGCTGTGACTGAATCAGTACTAATAAAGCCTCTGATTTTTGCGCCAGGGCTTGTTTTTCGGCATTGGAGGTGTCCTGATGCCAGCCCATTTGGGCATAGCCGTAAATTCGGCCGAAGTTTTCTTCCAGCCGGTCCTTGGTTTGCAGGAAATGAAGGAGCTTTTCGGATGAGCTTAAAAATTCCTGCTCTAAGCCAGTTAATTCTGTAACGGTTTGCTCGCACTGCCGGTAAAGCTCCTGCCAGGCGGCGTCGTCTTTAACAATATGAGACAGATCCCATGTAGTTTCCGGGGCAACCTCGGAACGCTTAGGTAATGTTTTAGCCATAATATAAATCCTTTCTGTGTGGTGTCAAAAAATATGGAAAATCACCTTTTTTATACTACCAGATTTGAAGGAATTCGTAAAGAGATTCTTTATTCAATTTTCCCCTGATTGAACCGCTTTGTACTTCTGCCCGGGCGGGCGGTCTACCTAAAAAAGACTGTTCTGACGAACATGGGAAAGCTGAGTTCTTTATTTAACATTTCTATGACAAAATTGGGAAAGGGCTTTGCTTTTCAGATAAAATATGATATATTTTACACATTGGAAAGAGAAAACAGGGATCAAAATCAAAACGTAACACCGGACTTTCTGCAGACTGTGCCGGCGGCATCCGCGGCGTTTCGGCGGAGAAAGTCAGGTAAGGCACAGATAAAAACCAGAGTTTAGAGCAACATGGCCGGTGGGCTTTAGTCAAGGAAGGAGTATAAAATGCAGGTAGTCAGAAAT of Lachnospiraceae bacterium oral taxon 500 contains these proteins:
- the mvaD gene encoding diphosphomevalonate decarboxylase translates to MDLSDERKIKSYARAGANIALVKYWGKKQEDLKIPYNSSLSMTLEQLYTDTGICFHSGGEDIFYLNGQRQEQAETRKISIFLDRFRQLSGRRERVFISSYNNFPTAAGLASSASGYAALTAAAGRLFLPEMDDKGLSRLARQGSGSACRSLFGGFVVWYAGTNDAGSYAESLAPADEYAMLILVLNSGQKSRPSTAGMKTVVDSSIFYPAWVKQAEQDFAEMRRAVLAGDFSRIGQIAEANCLKMHATTWGCAEPFTYLQPESIAAMERVRQLRRQGTEAYFTVDAGPNIKIFCRKEDLPQITKEMQKHYAKEQLLPAYAGRGYQIKECEGFGQR
- a CDS encoding phosphomevalonate kinase is translated as MKALVNVKVGGKLYWGGEYAVVEAGHTAVVMAVNRYLEAKLDFSAGLGNIHSTLYHHHLLWSYKNGKLHIDHHDDYSLIIKTVELMSEYLSEQEIPLRVFDLEIDSDLHDSAFQKYGFGSSGAVVVAVVRGILRLYGQKEDDLLVFKLACLILLKIGNNGSMGDVASCTYGGLIAYTSFDRRQITDWLEQKPIKEIVAADWRGLMIRRLTNHLPVETVIGWTGKEAISSQLVYEVGLAKEKKEYAEFLRHSQKWVEHLIQAIEAGEKEDFKQAIRRLRQGLAELAAVCRIQIETVELKALAELAERYDAVGKLSGAGGGDCGIIFLFAPQQKQALLKDMAEQGIYRLSFAE
- the pepF gene encoding oligoendopeptidase F encodes the protein MAKTLPKRSEVAPETTWDLSHIVKDDAAWQELYRQCEQTVTELTGLEQEFLSSSEKLLHFLQTKDRLEENFGRIYGYAQMGWHQDTSNAEKQALAQKSEALLVLIQSQLSFVEPMLLTLSAADLERYFTEKPELTVYRQYFDNLFRTQQHVLPKEQEELLALVGDVTAGIDNTFSMFNNADIRFQPITDENGETVELTHGNYIGFMESADRQVRQAAFSSMYAAYKANINTLASIYNMNLKSHLLNMRARGFASTCEAALFVNNVPVSIYDQLLSTINESLPVFHRYMRLRKKILKLPELHMYDIYTPLFPDTDTKISFEDAKETVLKAIAPMGEKYVNTVRHAFDNRWLDVYENKGKRSGAYSWGVHGVHPYVLLNHTNTLNNMFTLAHEMGHAMHSYLSSEKQAYVNHDYSIFLAEIASTCNENLLIQYLLKNTEDKKLRLAYMNHFLEGFRGTVFRQTMFAEYERATHELVEKGEAITAEALSEMYYRLNQKYYGDAVVSDDDIRYEWSRIPHFYYNYYVFQYATGLISSVAIADMILTEGQTAVDRYTNEFLSAGRSKYPLDILKNTGVDITQKEPMLRAIKVFENMMDEMEKLI